One window from the genome of Ovis canadensis isolate MfBH-ARS-UI-01 breed Bighorn chromosome 21, ARS-UI_OviCan_v2, whole genome shotgun sequence encodes:
- the LOC138426667 gene encoding pepsin F-like, producing MAYIGNITIGTPPQQSQFVFDTGSSDLWVLSVYCQSSSCSTNSKFNPSQSSTFQDMRKTINLSFGSGRMSGYLGSDIVWVRDLVTVWQAFGLSTNLSSEAMEYGPYDSILGLAYPSLPIDRTSPVFNNLNNRRVISQPVFAFYLSSQPDIASMVMFGGVNNSYFHGDLKWIPVIQPRYWQIMMDRVSMNGKVIACQAIVDTGSSLLTGSTDVVSSIQRRINPSPIGDSKQMMSCNGATNLPPVIFTIHGTDFPVSPKYYIQKIPKSLRFSSFQGGTENMVPLETWVLGGVFLRAYFSVFGWSKNRIDLAPAA from the exons ATGGCCTACATTGGCAACATCACCATTGGAACACCCCCTCAACAGTCCCAGTTTGTCTTTGACACCGGCTCATCTGACTTGTGGGTGCTCTCTGTCTACTGCCAAAGTTCCAGCTGCT CTACGAATAGCAAATTCAACCCTAGTCAGTCCAGCACCTTCCAGGACATGAGGAAGACAATCAACCTCAGCTTTGGCTCTGGGAGAATGAGTGGCTATCTTGGCTCTGACATTGTTTGG GTCAGGGACCTTGTTACCGTGTGGCAAGCATTTGGCCTGAGCACAAATCTGTCCAGTGAGGCCATGGAATATGGGCCTTATGACAGCATCCTGGGCTTGGCCTACCCCAGCCTTCCCATTGATAGGACCAGCCCTGTCTTCAACAACCTGAATAACCGAAGAGTCATTTCTCAGCCTGTCTTTGCCTTCTACTTGAGCAG CCAGCCGGATATCGCCAGCATGGTAATGTTTGGTGGAGTCAACAATTCCTACTTCCACGGAGATCTTAAGTGGATACCAGTGATTCAACCACGCTACTGGCAGATAATGATGGATCG CGTCTCCATGAACGGAAAGGTTATTGCTTGTCAGGCCATTGTGGATACTGGGAGCTCATTGCTGACTGGCTCAACTGATGTGGTCAGCAGCATTCAGAGGCGCATCAACCCCAGTCCCATAGGGGATAGCAAG CAAATGATGTCATGTAATGGTGCCACGAACCTGCCTCCTGTTATCTTCACCATCCATGGCACTGACTTCCCAGTGTCCCCTAAATACTACATCCAGAAG ATTCCCAAGAGCCTCCGCTTTAGCAGCTTTCAAGGGGGCACAGAGAACATGGTCCCCTTGGAGACCTGGGTCCTGGGTGGCGTCTTCCTGAGAGCATATTTCTCAGTTTTTGGTTGGAGTAAAAACAGGATTGACCTGGCTCCCGCAGCATAA